In one window of Manduca sexta isolate Smith_Timp_Sample1 unplaced genomic scaffold, JHU_Msex_v1.0 HiC_scaffold_2346, whole genome shotgun sequence DNA:
- the LOC119192099 gene encoding uncharacterized protein LOC119192099 — protein sequence MEASNDSQIETNSDTSEKEHSKSISRELKSLINSAKESKIISECTQLTSKTRKSRVMLESPNTSLNSSVEADKIQGTRRNSNNSQKSNCSEKSDKMTLKRSMRSQNPEFVSKVKQFLNSVTGKSQKDEDITDDEIEDKVSNKNDESPSHTSTPKKRKLELIVSMSRVIIFYCKMVIQTLFIT from the coding sequence ATGGAGGCTTCAAATGACTCTCAAATTGAAACAAACTCTGACACATCTGAGAAAGAACACAGCAAGAGCATAAGCAGAGAGTTGaagtcattaataaattctgcTAAGGAATCTAAGATTATAAGTGAATGTACTCAACTTACAAGTAAGACAAGGAAGTCACGAGTCATGTTGGAGAGCCCTAACACTAGTCTTAACTCATCTGTTGAGGCAGATAAAATTCAAGGAACAAGGAGGAACAGTAATAACTCTCAGAAGAGCAACTGCAGTGAGAAATCTGATAAGATGACATTGAAGAGGTCCATGAGGTCACAGAATCCAGAGTTTGTCAGTAAAGTCAAACAGTTTTTGAACTCTGTTACTGGTAAGAGTCAAAAAGATGAAGATATAACTGATGATGAGATTGAGGATAAAGTTTCCAACAAGAATGATGAGTCTCCATCACACACAAGCACACCCAAGAAGAGGAAGTTAGAACTCATTGTGAGTATGTCTAGAGTTATAATCTTTTATTGCAAAATGGTCattcaaactttatttattacataa
- the LOC119192096 gene encoding uncharacterized protein LOC119192096 translates to MEESSEAHMETDVSSTTEDLPDRQEVTGSNGTVEMVIVVEKVCEEDMNENNKEQLDNVDSVLEVPDEPSVTATASEEAKTISPTKHVDPEQAIQQPTIKLESPKKTLPSSPPSNKQGPVTVNTEQETVDSSSKSEEAKPQSVDSNSEITVENLVESTDSQKSDEKSNNEETQPQETSKINKDLLNQIKPAQQRVQKIKIMRNQTH, encoded by the coding sequence ATGGAGGAGAGCTCTGAAGCACACATGGAGACCGACGTGTCTTCTACCACCGAAGACTTGCCTGACAGGCAAGAGGTGACGGGATCAAACGGCACCGTCGAGATGGTCATTGTTGTtgaaaaagtttgtgaagagGATATGAATgagaataataaagaacaattgGATAATGTTGATAGTGTTTTGGAGGTACCAGATGAGCCCTCGGTGACAGCTACAGCAAGTGAGGAGGCCAAAACAATCTCACCAACTAAACATGTTGATCCTGAACAAGCCATACAACAACCTACTATAAAGCTAGAATCACCTAAAAAAACTTTACCCAGCAGTCCACCTTCAAATAAACAGGGTCCTGTTACAGTAAACACTGAACAAGAAACAGTTGATTCCTCAAGTAAATCAGAAGAAGCAAAGCCACAGAGTGTTGATTCTAATAGTGAAATAACAGTAGAGAATCTTGTAGAAAGTACTGATTCACAAAAAAGTGATGAAAAATCAAACAATGAGGAAACTCAGCCACAAGAGActtcaaaaattaataaagatttattgaaCCAGATAAAACCAGCACAACAGAgagtacagaaaataaaaataatgaggaACCAGACGCac